The following proteins are co-located in the Triticum aestivum cultivar Chinese Spring chromosome 1A, IWGSC CS RefSeq v2.1, whole genome shotgun sequence genome:
- the LOC123053445 gene encoding acyl carrier protein 2, mitochondrial produces the protein MAMAAARRALLNHLRVPVARPAVAAGSVPVARLLSSTSEVEKGSFLDKGEVADRVVSVIKNFQKIEPSKVTPNAHFQKDLGLDSLDTVEIVMAFEEEFSFEIPDNEAEKIDSIKSAVDFIASHPQAK, from the exons atggcgatggcggcggcgaggagagccCTCCTGAACCACCTCCGCGTGCCGGTGGCGCGCCCCGCGGTCGCAGCGGGAAGCGTCCCCGTCGCCAGGCTCCTGTCTTCCACCTCGGAGGTGGAGAAGGGCTCGTTCCTCGACAAGGGCGAGGTCGCCGACCGCGTCGTCTCCGTCATCAAGAACTTCCAGAAGATCGAGCCCTCCAAG GTGACCCCTAATGCGCATTTCCAGAAGGACCTCGGGCTGGACAGCCTGGACACTGTCGAGATCGTCATGGCCTTTGAGGAAGAATTCAGCTTCGAGATCCCCGACAATGAGGCAGAGAAGATCGATTCCATCAAGTCGGCAGTCGACTTCATTGCCTCGCATCCTCAAGCAAAGTAA
- the LOC123053434 gene encoding tryptophan aminotransferase-related protein 2 encodes MAASRRRTSAEFQGNGSLMPPSANAIASPRGGGAPSREEHANGGGPALSSVLSATEVTGRRRPAGRMPLWRLGMFASLALNAAALALLLPRYIVSHPHHPGVVSLDQQHHACAPQPGTSGAAASAPSTGKPAVTSNSVIHLDHGDPTMFEAFWRETGDAAELVVPGWQTMSYFSDVSNVCWFMEPDFDQQVRRLHRTVGNAAVDGYHVLVGTGSTQLLMAALYALSPADAVQPTSVVSTAPYYSWYPAVTDFLRSGLFRWAGDASSFIGDAYIELVCSPNNPDGAIRDAVLGSGGSGKAVHDLAYYWPQYTPITRRADHDIMLFTMSKSTGHAGTRIGWALVKDREVARRMTKFVELNTVSVSKDSQLRAAKVLRAVSDGYDGGASASRHRLFDFGRRKMAERWRMLREAAAASGIFSLPEETSGRCNFANETAANNPAFAWLRCDREDVEDCAGFLRGHKIVTRSGNQFGAGPRYVRVSMLDRDDAYDIFIRRLASLK; translated from the exons ATGGCGGCGTCCCGACGGCGCACGTCGGCGGAGTTCCAAGGGAATGGCAGCCTAATGCCGCCGTCGGCGAACGCGATCGCTTCTCCCCGCGGCGGTGGCGCGCCCAGCCGGGAGGAGCACGCGAACGgcggcggcccggcgctcagcagcGTACTCTCAGCCACCGAGGTCACCGGCAGGAGGCGGCCGGCGGGGCGCATGCCACTATGGcgactcggcatgttcgcctccctCGCACTGAATGCCGCCGCACTCGCGCTCCTACTCCCCCGGTACATCGTCAGCCACCCGCACCATCCCGGTGTCGTCTCTCTTGATCAGCAACACCACGCCTGCGCCCCGCAGCCGGGCACCAGCGGCGCGGCGGCGAGTGCGCCATCGACCGGGAAGCCGGCAGTGACTTCCAATTCTGTTATTCATCTGGACCA CGGGGACCCGACCATGTTTGAGGCCTTCTGGAGGGAGACCGgcgacgcggcggagctcgtcgTTCCGGGGTGGCAAACGATGTCCTACTTCTCGGACGTCAGTAACGTGTGCTGGTTCATGGAGCCTGATTTCGACCAGCAGGTGCGCCGCCTCCACCGCACGGTCGGCAACGCCGCCGTGGACGGCTACCACGTCCTCGTCGGCACCGGCTCCACGCAGCTCCTCATGGCGGCGCTCTACGCCCTGTCGCCAGCGGATGCCGTCCAGCCCACCAGCGTCGTCTCCACGGCGCCCTACTACTCG TGGTATCCTGCCGTGACGGACTTCCTCCGGTCCGGGTTGTTCCGCTGGGCCGGCGACGCAAGCTCGTTCATCGGCGACGCCTACATCGAGCTGGTGTGCTCCCCGAACAACCCCGATGGCGCCATCCGCGACGCCGTGCTGGGCTCCGGTGGCTCCGGGAAGGCGGTCCATGACCTTGCCTACTACTGGCCGCAGTACACCCCGATCACTCGCCGGGCCGACCATGACATCATGCTCTTCACCATGTCCAAGAGCACCGGGCACGCCGGCACGAGGATCGG GTGGGCATTGGTGAAGGACCGGGAGGTGGCGCGGAGGATGACCAAGTTCGTGGAGCTCAACACCGTCAGCGTGTCCAAGGACTCGCAGCTGCGCGCCGCCAAGGTGCTCAGGGCGGTCTCCGACGGGTACGACGGCGGCGCCTCGGCCTCGCGTCACCGGCTGTTCGACTTCGGGCGGCGCAAGATGGCGGAGCGCTGGAGGATGCTGCGCGAGGCCGCCGCCGCGTCCGGCATCTTCAGCCTGCCCGAGGAGACCTCCGGCCGCTGCAACTTCGCCAACGAGACGGCCGCCAATAACCCTG CGTTCGCGTGGCTGCGGTGCGACAGGGAGGACGTGGAGGATTGCGCGGGGTTCCTCCGCGGCCACAAGATCGTGACGAGGAGCGGGAACCAGTTCGGCGCGGGCCCGAGGTACGTCCGGGTCAGCATGCTCGACAGGGACGACGCCTACGACATCTTCATCAGGCGCCTCGCCTCACTCAAATGA